One Chitinophaga sp. H8 DNA window includes the following coding sequences:
- a CDS encoding PepSY-associated TM helix domain-containing protein produces MEPAKNCITTASTWKKKKGKSWFRRINDWLHLWLGLVSGIIIVIVSVTGCIYVFEKEITAATQPYQFVPPQKQPYLLPSQLKTIALKTAFGDKANDPDNKLYGIEYGDSGKAAIVAYIDKENGYTMIYLNPYTGEVLKQKVLNQDFFRIILMGHYYLWLPPAIGQPVVAWSILIFVIILISGLVMWWPKRWNKATKDASFKIKWKANFKRVNYDLHNVLGFYVLLLALIIALTGLVWGFEWFANGTYRITSGGKALAAFEVPVSDTTIAATAPPTDNVDRLWLQVQQEYKNEPQASIQLGFPDKPADPIEVYYNPEVGTYYKRELRYFDRHTLKELKGGGVYGQKYATASTADKIYRMNYDIHVGAILGLPGKILAFFASFICGSLPITGFYIWWGKKRKKKKKAVVPVRAVPVNTEVTPVQWH; encoded by the coding sequence ATGGAGCCAGCAAAGAATTGCATTACTACCGCATCCACCTGGAAAAAGAAAAAGGGAAAATCCTGGTTCCGGCGTATCAATGACTGGTTACATTTGTGGTTAGGGCTGGTTTCAGGAATTATTATTGTTATTGTCAGTGTTACAGGCTGCATTTATGTGTTTGAGAAAGAGATTACTGCTGCCACGCAGCCATACCAGTTTGTACCGCCCCAAAAACAACCTTATCTGTTGCCCTCCCAGCTAAAGACGATTGCACTTAAAACCGCTTTTGGAGATAAAGCCAATGATCCGGATAATAAACTGTATGGTATTGAGTATGGCGATAGCGGTAAGGCAGCTATTGTAGCATATATAGATAAAGAGAACGGATATACCATGATCTATCTCAATCCGTATACGGGGGAGGTATTGAAGCAGAAAGTCTTAAATCAGGATTTTTTCCGGATCATATTGATGGGACATTATTATTTGTGGTTGCCTCCTGCTATTGGTCAGCCGGTAGTGGCGTGGTCTATCCTCATTTTTGTGATTATCCTGATTTCAGGACTGGTGATGTGGTGGCCTAAAAGATGGAACAAAGCAACCAAAGATGCCAGCTTCAAAATAAAATGGAAAGCAAATTTTAAACGGGTGAATTACGATCTGCATAATGTGTTAGGGTTTTATGTGCTACTGCTTGCACTGATTATTGCTCTGACGGGATTGGTATGGGGATTTGAATGGTTTGCCAACGGAACTTACCGGATCACTTCCGGAGGAAAAGCATTGGCCGCATTTGAAGTGCCTGTTTCTGATACTACTATTGCAGCTACTGCACCTCCAACGGATAATGTGGACCGGTTATGGCTGCAGGTACAACAGGAGTATAAAAACGAACCTCAGGCGAGTATACAGCTTGGTTTTCCTGATAAGCCGGCAGATCCTATAGAAGTGTATTATAATCCCGAAGTGGGCACCTATTATAAAAGAGAACTGCGTTATTTTGACCGTCATACTTTAAAAGAGTTAAAAGGAGGGGGCGTGTATGGGCAAAAGTATGCAACTGCCTCTACAGCAGATAAGATTTATCGCATGAACTATGATATTCATGTAGGTGCCATTCTGGGACTACCAGGGAAGATTCTTGCCTTTTTTGCCAGCTTTATTTGCGGTAGTTTACCTATTACCGGGTTTTATATCTGGTGGGGTAAAAAGAGAAAAAAGAAAAAGAAAGCAGTAGTGCCGGTTCGTGCAGTACCTGTAAATACAGAAGTAACCCCGGTGCAATGGCACTAA
- a CDS encoding porin family protein, with protein sequence MKKILLLALLLTPAVFSFAQKVKVGVHAGANFSNLSISMSNLNIKGNTKTGLIAGVSAEIPLTAGLYLQPELSFSQQGTKYNVPYGVISSQFPGALDSSNWDLKSTLNYLSLPVLVKYKIPNTGLGIYIGPQYSYLIGAQDSFKSKREKHEVDSKKDYKSSDFSGVAGAEYFFPIGIGISARYQLGLTSIQDAGGSTVKNRTFTVTAGYRF encoded by the coding sequence ATGAAGAAGATTTTGTTGCTGGCCCTCTTACTGACACCAGCGGTGTTTAGTTTTGCCCAAAAGGTAAAAGTGGGGGTACATGCGGGAGCTAATTTCTCCAATTTGTCTATATCTATGTCAAATCTGAACATTAAAGGAAATACTAAAACGGGGCTGATCGCTGGGGTTTCTGCAGAAATCCCACTAACTGCGGGACTGTACTTACAGCCTGAGCTATCCTTTTCTCAGCAGGGTACCAAATACAACGTTCCATATGGTGTTATCTCTTCTCAATTTCCCGGAGCGCTGGATTCCAGTAACTGGGATCTGAAATCCACCCTCAATTATCTGTCGCTGCCAGTGCTGGTTAAGTATAAAATACCTAATACAGGCTTAGGCATCTATATAGGGCCCCAATACAGTTACCTGATAGGTGCACAGGATTCCTTTAAAAGCAAACGGGAGAAACATGAGGTTGATTCCAAAAAGGATTACAAGAGCAGTGATTTTTCAGGGGTTGCCGGAGCGGAGTATTTTTTCCCTATCGGCATAGGCATTTCCGCACGTTATCAGCTAGGGCTGACCAGCATCCAGGATGCAGGGGGAAGTACCGTTAAAAACAGGACCTTCACGGTGACTGCCGGTTACCGGTTTTAA
- a CDS encoding MBL fold metallo-hydrolase yields the protein MKIAFHGAAQTVTGSKHLITLKNGKKILLDCGMFQGMGKETDALNRDFGFEPTAITYMVLSHAHIDHSGLIPRLVKQGYAGTIYCTPATRDMAEILLLDSAEIQEDDVKFTNKKRAQDGRPYIEPLYRIEDAKKAIGSLKPMGYQQWHRIDPDIELMFTDAGHIIGAAAVHLRITENGKTEQISFSGDIGRFSDAILKSPDTFPQADYILLESTYGSTLHTDAAPADAELLRHIRETCLQKKGKLIIPAFSVGRTQELLYALNTAYENGTLPKVDMFVDSPLSMEATAVTKAHPECFNKAVAKVLQTDDDPFDFPGLRYVKSVDESKLLNYRKEPCVIISASGMAEAGRVKHHIANNIENARNTILIVGYCEPESLGGRLMRGAKEVSIFGTRFEVNAEVGIIRSMSAHGDYEDLSQWLACQDPKEVKKLFLVHGEYEVQSIFRNWLIKKGFLDIEIPERHYETGLA from the coding sequence ACTGTAACCGGCTCTAAACATCTGATTACTTTAAAGAATGGGAAAAAAATATTACTGGACTGTGGGATGTTCCAGGGAATGGGAAAAGAAACGGATGCGCTGAACCGGGACTTTGGTTTTGAACCAACCGCCATCACCTATATGGTGTTGTCGCACGCACATATCGATCACAGCGGATTAATCCCCCGGCTGGTAAAACAAGGTTATGCCGGTACTATCTATTGCACACCTGCTACCCGCGATATGGCAGAAATACTGTTGTTAGACTCCGCAGAAATACAGGAAGATGATGTGAAGTTTACCAATAAAAAACGTGCGCAGGATGGCCGCCCATATATAGAGCCATTGTACAGAATAGAAGATGCAAAAAAAGCGATTGGTTCATTAAAACCAATGGGATATCAGCAGTGGCACCGGATTGATCCGGACATAGAATTAATGTTTACCGATGCGGGACATATTATTGGCGCCGCAGCCGTACATCTCCGGATTACGGAGAATGGTAAAACAGAACAGATCAGTTTCAGCGGAGATATTGGCCGTTTTAGTGATGCCATCTTAAAATCTCCGGATACCTTTCCCCAGGCAGATTATATTTTACTGGAATCTACCTATGGCAGCACCCTCCATACGGATGCCGCTCCGGCAGATGCGGAGCTGTTGCGTCATATTCGGGAAACCTGCTTACAGAAAAAAGGTAAACTCATTATACCTGCCTTTAGTGTAGGTAGAACACAGGAATTATTATATGCACTGAACACTGCCTATGAAAATGGTACACTTCCTAAGGTAGATATGTTTGTGGACAGCCCGCTTTCCATGGAAGCTACCGCAGTGACAAAAGCACACCCGGAATGCTTTAATAAAGCGGTAGCTAAAGTCCTGCAAACAGATGATGACCCATTTGATTTTCCAGGACTACGTTATGTAAAATCTGTGGATGAATCTAAATTACTCAACTACCGGAAAGAACCCTGTGTAATCATTTCTGCATCGGGTATGGCTGAAGCCGGAAGAGTAAAACACCATATTGCCAATAATATTGAGAATGCACGCAACACCATTTTAATTGTAGGCTATTGTGAACCGGAATCATTAGGTGGCAGGCTGATGCGGGGAGCCAAAGAGGTTTCCATTTTTGGTACCCGCTTTGAAGTAAATGCGGAGGTAGGTATCATACGTTCCATGAGCGCTCACGGCGACTACGAAGATCTGAGCCAATGGCTGGCATGTCAGGATCCCAAGGAGGTGAAAAAATTATTCCTGGTGCATGGGGAATATGAAGTGCAGTCCATCTTCCGTAACTGGCTGATCAAAAAAGGTTTTCTTGATATTGAAATTCCGGAAAGACATTACGAAACAGGCCTGGCATAA
- a CDS encoding PVC-type heme-binding CxxCH protein translates to MKVNQLNFGQSLLWGICISFLVAVTGCSQPKKFEFHKGDRIAFVGNALAERMQYNGFLETYLQASYPEDELVFRNLGFTGDQVQHRPRAHKDYGDPDTHLTRVQANVIFAFFGYNESFDNTPAKFGEELAAWIDTTKQKKYNGKDIPRIVLFSPIAHEDLKNPDLPSGEENNKRLQEYTRVISEVAKAKGVVFVDLFEGSKQLYKEAKQPLTINGIHLNEEGNLQVSRLITKDLTGKVPEIGEASFTKLRQAVLNKNGCWFNRYRATDGNDVWGGRSELHGNYATLQRELQMLDTMTANRDKRIWAIAQEKKGVFPLTDEEEPFWGAWESWAVDTAIDDSNVPPPLKVETNFKDSVIYLSGQDAISKMHIAKGLEVNLFASEERFPEIANPVTVKRDTKGRIWVAAWETYPKREPLKEMKDRLVVLTDTNNDGVADSAVTFARVHNPTGFEFWNNGVIVVSAPNILFLKDTDGDGKADVRTVLLGGIDAADTHHSANNLFFGPDGFIYYQRGVFMVSNVETPWGKNQENDKPGLFRFNPRTYQFDFVVENSPNAHGISFDKWGYQFITDGTTGRAYQVYLDNNGSGTPNPEDFKTSKLLNQTVRPVPGHQILSSTHFPPEYENNFLIYNVIGFQGIKRYKLAYNNGKVWGEEIGNMLYSDDPNFRPTSGVIGDDGALYISDWQNPLIGHMQHNIRDPKRDHIHGRIYRITAKGRPLQEHVPIAGEPVEKLLDLLRHPVNEIRHLVQIELSGRDSKEVISKAQEWTKQFSANTEDGAHALLEILWLHQQLNVYNQPLLTQLQQSPVKNAVIAADRVAWFWKYQEKNMVAHAAHAHSSDTGVTAKTVHAAGEGPAGKQVDITGKSGATVIVATIPEKMRFDTKEIIIATGQSFKLTLKNVDFMPHNLVIVSPGSADEVAQAAIDLGSKGFDKAFIPDNKNILHATKLINNNEEQTLVFKAPAQPGDFPFLCTFPGHGQMMRGVIKVVKK, encoded by the coding sequence ATGAAAGTTAATCAGCTAAACTTTGGGCAAAGCCTGCTTTGGGGCATTTGTATTTCATTCCTGGTGGCTGTCACCGGGTGTTCCCAACCAAAGAAATTTGAATTCCATAAAGGCGACAGGATCGCTTTTGTTGGAAACGCACTCGCAGAACGAATGCAGTACAATGGCTTTCTGGAAACCTATCTCCAGGCGTCATATCCGGAAGACGAACTGGTATTCCGCAATCTGGGATTCACGGGCGACCAGGTGCAGCACCGCCCACGGGCACACAAAGACTACGGAGATCCGGATACACATCTTACCCGGGTTCAGGCAAATGTCATCTTTGCTTTTTTTGGGTATAATGAATCATTTGATAATACCCCCGCGAAATTTGGTGAAGAACTGGCGGCATGGATTGACACTACAAAACAGAAGAAGTATAATGGAAAAGATATCCCACGCATTGTCCTTTTCTCTCCGATTGCACATGAAGACCTGAAAAACCCTGACCTACCTTCAGGAGAAGAGAATAACAAGCGGCTGCAGGAATATACACGCGTGATATCTGAAGTGGCTAAAGCAAAAGGGGTTGTGTTTGTAGACCTGTTTGAAGGCTCCAAACAATTGTATAAAGAAGCAAAGCAACCACTCACCATCAACGGGATACACCTGAATGAGGAAGGCAATCTGCAAGTATCCCGCCTGATCACAAAGGATCTTACCGGCAAAGTGCCGGAAATCGGAGAGGCTTCCTTTACTAAGTTACGGCAGGCAGTATTGAACAAAAATGGCTGCTGGTTTAATCGCTACCGGGCAACGGATGGTAACGATGTTTGGGGAGGCAGAAGTGAATTACATGGCAATTACGCAACACTGCAACGCGAGCTGCAGATGCTGGATACGATGACTGCCAACAGGGATAAGCGTATCTGGGCTATCGCGCAGGAAAAAAAAGGCGTGTTTCCTTTAACGGATGAAGAAGAACCTTTCTGGGGTGCCTGGGAATCATGGGCAGTGGATACCGCTATCGATGACAGCAACGTACCTCCTCCTTTAAAAGTGGAAACCAACTTCAAGGACTCCGTCATTTACCTGAGTGGCCAGGATGCCATCAGTAAAATGCATATCGCGAAAGGCCTGGAAGTAAATTTATTTGCTTCTGAAGAAAGATTCCCTGAAATAGCCAATCCCGTTACTGTTAAAAGGGACACGAAAGGCAGGATCTGGGTGGCCGCCTGGGAAACTTATCCTAAACGGGAGCCGCTGAAAGAAATGAAGGACCGCCTGGTGGTACTGACTGATACCAACAATGACGGCGTTGCCGACTCTGCTGTCACCTTTGCAAGAGTACATAACCCTACCGGTTTCGAGTTCTGGAATAATGGTGTCATCGTAGTTTCTGCTCCCAATATTTTATTCCTCAAAGATACCGATGGTGACGGTAAAGCGGATGTACGGACAGTACTCCTGGGAGGCATAGATGCAGCTGATACCCATCATAGTGCCAATAATCTTTTCTTCGGCCCTGATGGATTTATTTATTATCAGCGAGGTGTGTTTATGGTGAGCAACGTAGAAACACCCTGGGGCAAAAACCAGGAAAATGACAAGCCCGGGCTATTCCGGTTCAATCCCCGCACTTATCAGTTTGATTTCGTAGTAGAGAACAGCCCCAACGCACATGGTATCAGCTTCGATAAATGGGGATACCAGTTTATTACCGATGGCACCACCGGCAGGGCATACCAGGTATATCTGGACAATAACGGTTCCGGCACACCGAATCCGGAAGATTTTAAGACAAGTAAGCTGCTTAATCAAACCGTTCGTCCTGTGCCTGGGCACCAGATACTTTCCAGCACACATTTTCCTCCGGAATATGAAAACAATTTCCTGATCTATAATGTAATCGGTTTCCAGGGCATCAAGCGCTACAAACTGGCTTATAACAATGGGAAAGTGTGGGGAGAAGAGATCGGCAACATGCTGTATTCTGATGATCCAAATTTCAGACCCACATCAGGCGTTATCGGAGATGATGGCGCCCTGTATATCAGTGACTGGCAAAACCCGCTCATTGGTCATATGCAACATAATATACGGGACCCCAAAAGAGATCACATCCATGGCAGAATCTATCGTATTACAGCAAAGGGCCGTCCCTTGCAGGAACATGTTCCCATTGCCGGAGAACCGGTTGAAAAGCTCCTGGATCTGCTCAGGCATCCTGTGAATGAAATACGTCACCTGGTACAGATTGAGCTAAGCGGAAGAGACTCCAAAGAGGTGATCAGCAAAGCCCAGGAATGGACCAAACAATTCAGCGCCAATACAGAAGATGGTGCGCATGCATTGCTGGAAATTCTTTGGTTGCATCAGCAGCTTAATGTGTACAATCAGCCCCTGCTGACACAATTACAGCAATCACCTGTGAAGAACGCGGTGATAGCAGCCGATCGGGTAGCATGGTTCTGGAAATACCAGGAAAAAAACATGGTCGCGCATGCTGCGCATGCACATTCCAGTGATACCGGCGTTACGGCAAAGACGGTTCATGCTGCCGGAGAAGGACCTGCTGGCAAACAGGTAGACATTACCGGAAAAAGTGGTGCTACTGTTATCGTGGCCACTATCCCGGAAAAAATGCGCTTTGATACCAAAGAAATCATCATTGCTACCGGGCAATCTTTTAAACTGACGTTAAAAAACGTTGACTTTATGCCGCACAACCTCGTTATCGTATCACCCGGATCAGCAGATGAGGTGGCGCAGGCAGCTATCGATTTGGGAAGCAAAGGGTTTGATAAAGCATTCATACCAGATAATAAAAACATATTGCATGCTACCAAACTGATTAATAACAATGAGGAACAAACGCTTGTATTCAAAGCCCCTGCGCAACCTGGCGATTTTCCCTTTTTATGTACCTTCCCCGGACATGGACAAATGATGCGTGGTGTAATTAAAGTTGTTAAAAAATAG
- a CDS encoding two-component regulator propeller domain-containing protein, which produces MCGTNHLQLWLYRNRCRLCALLLLLWHAPLVAQEPAAISYSFRHLSIKDGLASNHVSAILQDRKGFIWIASTALQRYDGTNLVTVATFDKVPGSIYYDDICLCEDRKGRIWIGAPDNIRMYDPITSKVKVIKVDMMSAGSHGALQCSHIIEDHNGVIWATSQEGLLYFDEKTFQFKRAEMIPEANRVQMHDAIVEDPEGNLWISGRPGIFILDKQRKNFYTAVNNPEKLSVLTSNTGTSFKKFYIDRNGLLWMLGHGGGVYRYNFNSKKLDLYLFQAPVAKREKAGAPYLNAALFDITSDMDGNIWVATELDGIYRFDSQKNRFTVNIRAGNNDAQGLHYDYEANCFLNDRDGHLWIGTDRGTNILSLHNHSFRIFDNRTSFANTNERLPEAEVTGMFQSKKGDVYVGYWGKGLSRLNASLELKQQYTYGTSIPALSLPEERGQVWCFAELKNGKVLVGQENGFLSVLDPNTGQFTEHLHPAVFQNQTIMHMMVESDTAVWVGLYKNGLARWNPQKNTFYAIPQLINRINRTTAVMDMVPQNDSLIWLATTTAGLVLLNRNTCEVMPQDYFKYGHLTVSNITCLYKYNDTTLLAGTDHGLWVYNTLRKTSQPLKVNGDVFEEWVLSIEKDTNDKVWFTTQNGFYRFSRKLFSLETFVQADDIIDNNRKVRRHILKLQDGKLMVGASDHFLAFDPAELRVAPPPPDVTIIALKAMDSTVLIEAEERAHQPVVLSAKQNFISIEFKSLQYHHEKIRYYYQLTGVDENWVSAEKLLVAKYTNLAPGNYIFKVRAVNTSGTFSSRITQMPISITPAFWQTRWFKILGLLLIAALVYVYFKVRIYNIKKEARKRNAIQQQIAQLEMKALRAQMNPHFIFNALNSIQTFVMKSETEQALAYLSRFARLIRDVLDNSQLNNITIAREVKMLENYMELEKLRFSEQFEYSITIDPVLDIDFLDIPTMIIQPFVENAIWHGLLHKKEKGKLVIAFARVNDRILCTVTDNGIGRERSAAVKQLNPQQMHHSRGLQITRDRLSLYNSRFNVEASFEIEDIKDEAGNPLGTRVNLWFPLVEE; this is translated from the coding sequence ATGTGCGGTACTAACCACCTTCAGTTATGGTTATATAGAAACAGGTGCAGGTTATGTGCCCTGCTGCTATTACTATGGCATGCCCCTTTAGTGGCACAGGAGCCTGCTGCTATTTCCTATAGTTTCAGACATCTCAGTATTAAGGATGGGCTGGCTAGTAATCATGTTTCTGCGATTCTGCAGGATCGTAAAGGATTTATTTGGATTGCCAGTACTGCATTGCAGCGGTATGATGGTACCAACCTCGTAACGGTTGCCACTTTTGATAAAGTACCAGGCTCTATTTATTATGATGATATCTGCCTGTGTGAAGACCGCAAAGGACGTATATGGATAGGAGCACCGGATAATATACGGATGTACGATCCTATTACTTCGAAGGTAAAGGTGATAAAAGTAGATATGATGTCGGCCGGCAGCCATGGCGCTTTACAATGCAGCCATATTATTGAAGATCATAATGGCGTTATCTGGGCCACCTCACAGGAAGGGCTGCTATATTTTGATGAAAAAACATTCCAGTTCAAACGGGCAGAAATGATTCCTGAGGCAAACAGGGTACAAATGCATGATGCCATAGTAGAAGATCCCGAAGGTAATCTGTGGATCAGTGGCAGACCGGGGATCTTTATACTGGACAAACAACGGAAAAACTTCTATACCGCTGTTAATAATCCTGAAAAACTATCGGTATTAACTTCCAATACGGGCACCAGCTTCAAAAAATTCTATATAGACAGGAACGGCTTGCTCTGGATGCTGGGACATGGGGGAGGTGTATACCGGTATAACTTTAACAGCAAAAAGTTGGATCTCTACCTGTTTCAGGCACCGGTGGCAAAACGGGAAAAAGCAGGTGCGCCCTATCTGAATGCCGCCTTGTTTGATATTACCAGTGATATGGATGGTAATATCTGGGTAGCTACTGAACTGGATGGTATCTACCGCTTTGATAGCCAGAAAAACCGCTTTACAGTTAATATCCGGGCAGGTAACAATGATGCCCAGGGATTACATTATGACTATGAAGCCAATTGCTTTTTAAACGACCGGGATGGTCATCTCTGGATAGGAACGGACCGGGGAACAAACATCCTGAGTTTGCATAACCACTCTTTCCGCATTTTTGACAACAGGACGAGCTTTGCAAATACCAATGAACGATTGCCGGAAGCTGAAGTGACCGGCATGTTCCAGTCAAAAAAAGGAGATGTTTATGTGGGTTACTGGGGAAAGGGATTAAGCCGCCTTAATGCATCGCTGGAGCTGAAACAACAATATACCTATGGTACCAGTATTCCGGCCTTATCATTACCCGAAGAACGCGGACAGGTATGGTGTTTTGCAGAACTGAAAAACGGTAAAGTGCTGGTGGGGCAGGAGAATGGCTTTCTGTCTGTACTGGATCCCAACACCGGTCAGTTTACAGAACACCTGCACCCTGCGGTGTTCCAGAATCAAACCATTATGCATATGATGGTGGAAAGTGATACCGCTGTCTGGGTAGGGCTTTATAAAAACGGATTAGCCAGATGGAACCCCCAAAAAAATACCTTCTATGCGATACCGCAATTAATTAACCGGATTAATCGTACTACTGCTGTAATGGATATGGTGCCCCAGAATGACTCACTGATATGGCTGGCCACCACCACTGCCGGACTGGTACTCTTAAATCGTAATACCTGTGAGGTAATGCCGCAGGACTATTTTAAGTACGGACATCTTACCGTCAGCAATATTACCTGCCTCTATAAGTATAATGATACTACTTTGCTGGCTGGAACAGATCACGGCCTTTGGGTTTATAATACTTTGAGGAAAACAAGCCAGCCTTTAAAAGTAAATGGAGATGTTTTTGAAGAATGGGTACTCAGTATTGAGAAAGATACCAATGATAAAGTCTGGTTTACTACACAAAATGGCTTTTACCGCTTTAGCCGGAAACTCTTTAGCCTCGAAACTTTTGTGCAGGCAGATGATATTATTGACAACAACCGGAAGGTAAGACGGCATATCCTGAAATTACAGGATGGCAAACTGATGGTAGGTGCTTCCGATCATTTTCTGGCTTTTGATCCTGCCGAATTACGGGTAGCGCCTCCTCCTCCGGATGTAACTATTATTGCACTCAAAGCAATGGATAGCACCGTACTGATTGAAGCAGAGGAAAGAGCCCATCAGCCGGTGGTACTTTCCGCCAAACAAAATTTTATCAGTATTGAGTTTAAAAGCCTGCAGTATCATCATGAGAAAATCCGTTATTATTATCAGCTCACGGGTGTAGATGAGAACTGGGTAAGCGCTGAAAAGCTGTTGGTAGCTAAATACACTAATCTGGCTCCGGGTAATTACATTTTTAAAGTGCGTGCCGTAAATACATCCGGTACTTTTTCCAGCCGGATCACCCAAATGCCTATATCTATTACTCCCGCTTTCTGGCAAACACGGTGGTTCAAAATACTGGGCCTGCTGCTGATCGCCGCCCTCGTATATGTATACTTTAAAGTACGCATCTATAACATTAAGAAAGAGGCCAGAAAAAGAAATGCTATCCAGCAGCAGATTGCACAACTGGAAATGAAAGCACTGCGTGCACAGATGAATCCGCATTTTATCTTTAATGCACTTAATTCTATCCAGACATTTGTGATGAAAAGTGAAACAGAGCAGGCATTGGCTTATTTAAGCCGGTTTGCCAGATTGATCAGAGATGTACTGGACAATTCACAGCTGAATAATATCACCATTGCACGGGAGGTGAAGATGCTGGAAAACTATATGGAACTGGAAAAGCTGCGTTTCTCCGAACAGTTTGAATACAGCATTACTATCGATCCTGTGTTGGATATTGATTTCCTGGATATCCCTACCATGATTATACAGCCCTTCGTGGAAAATGCGATCTGGCATGGCTTGCTCCATAAAAAGGAAAAAGGAAAACTCGTCATTGCTTTTGCCAGGGTCAATGACCGGATTCTCTGTACTGTTACGGATAATGGCATAGGAAGGGAAAGGTCGGCAGCCGTAAAACAACTTAATCCACAGCAAATGCATCATTCCCGTGGATTACAAATTACCCGCGACAGACTCTCTTTATATAACAGCCGTTTTAATGTGGAAGCCTCTTTTGAAATAGAGGATATCAAAGATGAAGCCGGCAACCCGCTGGGTACAAGGGTAAATTTATGGTTCCCGCTGGTAGAAGAATAA
- a CDS encoding SMP-30/gluconolactonase/LRE family protein, translating into MKFVIALASAFSSCFLYSQYSHGQPSMAMEKKWETDTVFQIPESVLYDTKREVLYVSNIQGDLSAKDGGGFISKLSPEGKVLQLQWVKGLNSPKGLGLFKKQLYVADLDEVVIIDVDKGRVIQRVPVTGAEMLNDVTVDQQGVVYISDSRTRKLHQLKDGVITTLVENLKGPNGVLATAEAFYILDDGALNQLEKDGTVKKLLNISKAPDGIERISEGEFVISCWPGEVFYVNLATGMVHKMLDTQAQKLNGADIGYNARKRIVYVPTFFGNSVVAYQLKSLLK; encoded by the coding sequence ATGAAATTTGTTATCGCCCTTGCCAGCGCCTTTAGCAGTTGTTTTTTGTATTCCCAGTATAGCCATGGACAGCCCAGCATGGCAATGGAGAAAAAATGGGAAACAGACACCGTTTTTCAAATACCTGAATCCGTATTGTATGATACTAAGCGGGAGGTACTTTATGTATCTAATATTCAGGGCGACCTAAGCGCCAAAGATGGGGGCGGGTTTATTTCAAAACTGTCGCCCGAAGGAAAAGTGCTTCAGTTACAATGGGTAAAAGGGTTGAACTCGCCCAAAGGCCTGGGACTGTTTAAAAAGCAGTTATATGTAGCAGATCTTGATGAAGTAGTAATTATTGATGTTGATAAGGGACGTGTTATACAGCGGGTACCTGTAACAGGAGCAGAGATGTTGAATGATGTGACAGTAGATCAGCAGGGGGTAGTATACATTTCAGATTCCCGTACCAGGAAATTACATCAGCTGAAAGATGGGGTAATTACGACACTGGTAGAAAATCTGAAGGGGCCTAATGGCGTGCTTGCCACTGCTGAAGCATTTTATATTCTTGATGATGGTGCATTGAATCAACTGGAAAAAGATGGCACTGTAAAGAAATTGCTGAATATTAGTAAAGCTCCGGATGGTATTGAGAGAATCAGTGAAGGGGAGTTTGTGATCTCTTGCTGGCCCGGAGAAGTATTTTATGTGAATTTAGCTACGGGCATGGTGCACAAGATGCTGGACACCCAGGCACAAAAGCTCAATGGGGCAGATATCGGCTATAACGCCCGCAAAAGAATAGTATATGTGCCTACCTTTTTTGGCAATAGTGTAGTGGCTTACCAGTTAAAATCATTGCTGAAATAG